A window of Octopus sinensis linkage group LG29, ASM634580v1, whole genome shotgun sequence contains these coding sequences:
- the LOC115226150 gene encoding neurofibromin isoform X5, giving the protein MHHYFFRLSLPFSCCLLQSLEEIMMETRTPLEWHFKQLDHSMGLSFRNNFNFALVGHLLKGFRHTSPTTVSRTIRVLNQLLVITVKPLNRDKFEVTPQTVPYLAALVSVSEEVRSRCHLKHRVSQYVMTDSPSSDSINAAEPETPNTSIGPSASAHSMSSPSIQTPANAQPSITPVTRRQKSWDILDKSAISVARNNTHLMQNQSFWLLPREPSFDGGSANKRAQLQVNSPKVWRSFDADSSTRPPLFKTRSSSMPTPGSKKLDSSKSGLNLPRSGRGSVSNENNVLLDPEVLTGYDTQVLVLTVLATLVRNTTDENEARILYEYLAEASVVFPRVFPVIHSLLDAKINSVLSLSQDQAILNAVQSIIQNMIACEDSSQQQLSFLQSIGFGGLWRFAGVFSKEKT; this is encoded by the exons ATGCACCATTATTTCTTCCGGCTGTCCTTACCATTCTCCTGTTGTCTGTTGCAGTCTTTAGAAGAAATCATGATGGAGACGCGCACCCCTCTGGAATGGCACTTCAAGCAGTTGGACCATTCCATGGGACTCAGCTTtagaaataatttcaattttgctTTAGTTGGTCACTTACTCAAAG GGTTCCGACACACGTCTCCTACAACGGTATCTCGGACTATTCGGGTCCTGAATCAGTTACTGGTCATCACTGTGAAACCATTAAATAG GGATAAGTTTGAAGTCACCCCTCAGACGGTTCCATATTTGGCAG CATTGGTTTCTGTGTCCGAAGAGGTCCGCAGTCGATGTCATCTGAAGCATCGGGTCAGCCAGTATGTGATGACCGACTCACCGTCCTCGGACAGCATCAATGCTGCCGAGCCAGAAACGCCGAACACGAGCATCGGACCCAGTGCATCGGCGCACTCCATGTCTTCGCCCTCCATCCAGACGCCCGCCAATGCCCAGCCCTCCATAACACCTGTCACTCGTCGCCAGAAGAGCTGGGACATTCTTGATAAGAGCGCCATCTCTGTGGCCAGGAACAACACACATTTGATGCAAAATCAG AGTTTTTGGTTGCTGCCAAGGGAGCCCTCCTTCGATGGGGGCTCAGCAAACAAGAGGGCACAGCTCCAG GTGAACAGTCCCAAAGTTTGGCGTAGCTTTGATGCAGATTCTTCCACCCGGCCGCCATTGTTTAAGACTCGTAGCAGTTCCATGCCAACCCCAGGCTCAAAGAAGTTAGACAGCTCCAAGTCCGGCTTGAACTTGCCGCGCAGCGGACGTGGATCGGTGTCGAATGAAAACAACGTGTTGCTAGATCCTGAAGTGCTGACAGGTTACGATACGCAAGTCCTCGTACTCACTGTCTTG GCAACTTTGGTCCGTAACACAACAGATGAAAATGAAGCTCGAATATTGTACGAATATTTAGCGGAGGCGTCAGTTGTCTTTCCTCGTGTTTTTCCTGTGAT ACATAGTCTCCTTGATGCCAAAATCAATTCGGTGTTATCGTTAAGCCAAGACCAGGCCATCCTCAACGCCGTACAAAGCATCATCCAAAATATGATTGCCTGCGAGGACTCATCCCAGCAGCAGCTGTCGTTTCTCCAGA GTATTGGGTTTGGTGGACTGTGGAGGTTTGCTGGTGTATTTTCCAAG
- the LOC115226150 gene encoding neurofibromin isoform X3 → MHHYFFRLSLPFSCCLLQSLEEIMMETRTPLEWHFKQLDHSMGLSFRNNFNFALVGHLLKGFRHTSPTTVSRTIRVLNQLLVITVKPLNRDKFEVTPQTVPYLAALVSVSEEVRSRCHLKHRVSQYVMTDSPSSDSINAAEPETPNTSIGPSASAHSMSSPSIQTPANAQPSITPVTRRQKSWDILDKSAISVARNNTHLMQNQSFWLLPREPSFDGGSANKRAQLQVNSPKVWRSFDADSSTRPPLFKTRSSSMPTPGSKKLDSSKSGLNLPRSGRGSVSNENNVLLDPEVLTGYDTQVLVLTVLATLVRNTTDENEARILYEYLAEASVVFPRVFPVIHSLLDAKINSVLSLSQDQAILNAVQSIIQNMIACEDSSQQQLSFLQSIGFGGLWRFAGVFSKVSSKRLPYHKVCLCVCVCVCMCVCVCVCVCIYIYIYILYVYICILCVFNHCHTKGIVGGISVKVL, encoded by the exons ATGCACCATTATTTCTTCCGGCTGTCCTTACCATTCTCCTGTTGTCTGTTGCAGTCTTTAGAAGAAATCATGATGGAGACGCGCACCCCTCTGGAATGGCACTTCAAGCAGTTGGACCATTCCATGGGACTCAGCTTtagaaataatttcaattttgctTTAGTTGGTCACTTACTCAAAG GGTTCCGACACACGTCTCCTACAACGGTATCTCGGACTATTCGGGTCCTGAATCAGTTACTGGTCATCACTGTGAAACCATTAAATAG GGATAAGTTTGAAGTCACCCCTCAGACGGTTCCATATTTGGCAG CATTGGTTTCTGTGTCCGAAGAGGTCCGCAGTCGATGTCATCTGAAGCATCGGGTCAGCCAGTATGTGATGACCGACTCACCGTCCTCGGACAGCATCAATGCTGCCGAGCCAGAAACGCCGAACACGAGCATCGGACCCAGTGCATCGGCGCACTCCATGTCTTCGCCCTCCATCCAGACGCCCGCCAATGCCCAGCCCTCCATAACACCTGTCACTCGTCGCCAGAAGAGCTGGGACATTCTTGATAAGAGCGCCATCTCTGTGGCCAGGAACAACACACATTTGATGCAAAATCAG AGTTTTTGGTTGCTGCCAAGGGAGCCCTCCTTCGATGGGGGCTCAGCAAACAAGAGGGCACAGCTCCAG GTGAACAGTCCCAAAGTTTGGCGTAGCTTTGATGCAGATTCTTCCACCCGGCCGCCATTGTTTAAGACTCGTAGCAGTTCCATGCCAACCCCAGGCTCAAAGAAGTTAGACAGCTCCAAGTCCGGCTTGAACTTGCCGCGCAGCGGACGTGGATCGGTGTCGAATGAAAACAACGTGTTGCTAGATCCTGAAGTGCTGACAGGTTACGATACGCAAGTCCTCGTACTCACTGTCTTG GCAACTTTGGTCCGTAACACAACAGATGAAAATGAAGCTCGAATATTGTACGAATATTTAGCGGAGGCGTCAGTTGTCTTTCCTCGTGTTTTTCCTGTGAT ACATAGTCTCCTTGATGCCAAAATCAATTCGGTGTTATCGTTAAGCCAAGACCAGGCCATCCTCAACGCCGTACAAAGCATCATCCAAAATATGATTGCCTGCGAGGACTCATCCCAGCAGCAGCTGTCGTTTCTCCAGA GTATTGGGTTTGGTGGACTGTGGAGGTTTGCTGGTGTATTTTCCAAGGTAAGTTCCAAAAGACTACCTTACCataaggtgtgtttgtgtgtgtgtgtgtgtgtgtg tatgtgtgtgtgtgtgtgtgtgtgtgtatgtatatatatatatatatatatattatatgtgtatatttgtattctttGTGTATTCAATCATTGTCACACTAAGGGAATAGTTGGAGGAATAAGTGTG